The genome window ATGAACACGCAAAGCTTCGGGATTGAACCCAAAGAATCATTGATGATTCTTTGGCGGGTTTTTTATAGCGGAAGATTCCAATCGTTTAATGATCCTGTATGGAAGTATTTCGATTGGACTGCTTATCGCTTCAGGAACACTTGCGTTTCTTACTCCAAAAATAAAAAAGACGATTGGAAATGTCAGATAAATACCGTTTGAACGCTATCGGAAAAACTAACATATTGAAACCTCTGAAAAAGCATCGAGAACCGTCACGCTGAGCGCAACGAAGTTTAGACTTTTTCAGATGTTTCATATCATTCATTTTTTTTCGCATACGCAATTTGCTATTTTTTACTCCGAAAAAAAATGAAGATCCCATGCAAGAGCCGAAAGACATATTACAGAAAGTGAAAGGCAATGCTCTTTTTGCAGGTGTGGATGTAGATTCTCTCTCCGAATTGATATTGGACGGAATTTCTGAACGAAACGTCTGTTCCGGCGAATTGATCTTTGAAGAAGATACTTCGGAAGGTGTTTTATACCTTCTTATCAGAGGAAGAGTGCAAATAGATAAACACACGAAAGAGGGAGAAGAATTATCGCTTGCATTATTACATTCTGGCGATTTCTTTGGTGAATTGGAAATGCTCGATGGACATCCACGTTCTGCGCGTGCTGTTGCTCTCGATGATTCAATTCTTGTTGGCATCACGAAATCCGCGCTCGAAATAATGATTGCAAACAGCCACGCCATTACGCTCAATTTGTTGCGCACATTGAGTCTTCGGCTACGCACCATAGATATTGCATTTGTGCGGGAACATGAACGCACGACCGTAGAACTTCGCAGACAAGTCGAGCAACTTAAACACCTCAGCGAAGCCGCAAAAATTCTCAACTCCACACTCGACCTCGACCAGTTGCTTACGCTGAATCTTGAATCTGCGCTTCGCCTTATCAATGCAGATAGAGGAACGTTGTATCTTATAGACGACGTAAAAAAGGAATTGTGGTCAAAAGTACTCAAAGCGTCTGATGTTGTTGAAATTCGACTTCCATTGGGACAAGGAATTGCAGGACATATTGCATTGACTGGAGAAATTTACAATAACGCCGATGTATATAACGATATTAAATTTGATGCGCTCATTGATAAGAAAACCGGATACCGTACGAAAAGTATGTTATGTGTTCCTGTGAAAGATAAGTACGGAAAGATTGTTGCTGTCTTTCAACTGTTAAATAAAATAGGCGGCAATTTTACGAAACACGATGAACAGTTTATTCATGCATTATGCACTCATATCGCAATAGCAATTACCAATGCGCAAGTTGCACAGCAAATGGTGAACAGCGAACGACTCGCTGCTGTCGGAAAAATGGCGGCAACAATTGTTCACGATATAAAAAATCCAATGACAACGTTGCGACTCAATGCCGAAATGCTCAAGCGAAATATCGGGAATGAAGAACTGGCAAAACAAGCCGAACAAATGATTGCGCAAGTTGATAGATTTGTCAGTATGGCGCAGGAAATTTTAGAGTTTTCACGCGGCATCACACAACTCAACATCCAAGAAACCTATTTCGAAGATTTGTTGAATGGACTCATTCAGTTTATCAAACGAGGTTTTGAAAAGAAAGGCATTAGCATTTTAGAAAAAATTCTGTACAAAGGAAAACTCAACATTGATGAGGATAAAATGCTTCGCGTCTTCCATAATATCGCCAGCAATGCCGCAGACGCAATGCAAAAAGGAGGAATACTTACGATCTATGCAATTCAAAAGGATTCCCACGTTTTGATTGAATTTTCCGACACAGGTATTGGAATGCCGCCGGAAGTAAAAGAAAAAATGTTCGAACCGTTTGTTACGTTCGGTAAAAAAGTGGGAACGGGACTTGGAATGGCAATCGCGAAAAAAATTATTGAAGATCACAAAGGGAAAATTGAAGTAGATTCCACGCTCGGCAAAGGAACGACGATTAGAATTTTTCTTCCGCTGTAGTTCGTTATCAGTTATCCGTGATTAGTTAATCATCATCTCAATTACCGAATAACTGATAACTAATAACAAATAACGATTCTCGAACACCAATGAATATTCTCGTTCTTCGTCTCAGTTCTCTTGGCGATGTCATTCTCACTTCTCCGGTGTATCGGCTTCTTCGTAAAAAATTTCCTTCTGCGCGGATTGACGTTCTTGTAAAAAAAGAATTTGCTGACGTTCTTCGCTATAATCCGAACATCAATACTATTATTGAATTTGGTTCTCCCCGTGAACTTTCACTTCGCATTATTCGCAACGCATTGAAACTTCGTAACTATGATGTTGTGATTGATTTGCATAATAGTTTGCGTACAAGATTACTCCGTTTCGGAGTCGCGCAACAAACATTCGTGATTGACAAAGATGTCTGGAAACGGTTCTTATTAGTGAAATTCAAAGCCAATTTATTTGAAAAGAAAATTTCCATTCCAGAAAAATACATTCGAACACTTTTGCCGCTTGGAATTAAAAACGATGATGAAGGTTCAGAAATTTATTTTCCAAATGAAGTAAAGCAAACTCTTAACAGTGTCATTCTGAGT of Ignavibacteria bacterium contains these proteins:
- a CDS encoding cyclic nucleotide-binding domain-containing protein, whose amino-acid sequence is MQEPKDILQKVKGNALFAGVDVDSLSELILDGISERNVCSGELIFEEDTSEGVLYLLIRGRVQIDKHTKEGEELSLALLHSGDFFGELEMLDGHPRSARAVALDDSILVGITKSALEIMIANSHAITLNLLRTLSLRLRTIDIAFVREHERTTVELRRQVEQLKHLSEAAKILNSTLDLDQLLTLNLESALRLINADRGTLYLIDDVKKELWSKVLKASDVVEIRLPLGQGIAGHIALTGEIYNNADVYNDIKFDALIDKKTGYRTKSMLCVPVKDKYGKIVAVFQLLNKIGGNFTKHDEQFIHALCTHIAIAITNAQVAQQMVNSERLAAVGKMAATIVHDIKNPMTTLRLNAEMLKRNIGNEELAKQAEQMIAQVDRFVSMAQEILEFSRGITQLNIQETYFEDLLNGLIQFIKRGFEKKGISILEKILYKGKLNIDEDKMLRVFHNIASNAADAMQKGGILTIYAIQKDSHVLIEFSDTGIGMPPEVKEKMFEPFVTFGKKVGTGLGMAIAKKIIEDHKGKIEVDSTLGKGTTIRIFLPL